A genomic segment from Cuculus canorus isolate bCucCan1 chromosome 20, bCucCan1.pri, whole genome shotgun sequence encodes:
- the YWHAE gene encoding 14-3-3 protein epsilon isoform X2: MDDREDLVYQAKLAEQAERYDEMVESMKKVAGMDVELTVEERNLLSVAYKNVIGARRASWRIISSIEQKEENKGGEDKLKMIREYRQMVETELKLICCDILDVLDKHLIPAANTGESKVFYYKMKGDYHRYLAEFATGNDRKEAAENSLVAYKAASDIAMTELPPTHPIRLGLALNFSVFYYEILNSPDRACRLAKAAFDDAIAELDTLSEESYKDSTLIMQLLRDNLTLWTSDMQGDDS, translated from the exons ATGGACGACCGGGAGGACCTCGTCTATCAGGCCAAGTTGGCCGAGCAGGCTGAGCGCTACGATG AAATGGTTGAGTCAATGAAGAAAGTGGCTGGAATGGATGTTGAGTTgacagtggaagaaagaaacctGCTTTCTGTTGCGTATAAAAACGTGATTGGAGCCAGAAGAGCTTCTTGGAGAATAATCAGCAGCattgaacagaaagaagaaaacaaaggtggagaagataaattaaaaatgattcGGGAATATCGGCAAATG gtTGAGACCGAACTGAAGTTAATCTGTTGTGACATTCTGGATGTACTGGACAAACACCTCATTCCAGCAGCTAACACTGGCGAGTCCAAGGTTTTCTATTACAAAAT gaaGGGGGACTACCATAGGTATCTGGCTGAGTTTGCCACAGGGAATGACAGgaaggaggctgcagagaaTAGCTTGGTGGCTTATAAAGCTGCTAGTGATATTGCAATGACAGAACTCCCACCAACACATCCCATCCGCTTAGGACTTGCGCTCAACTTCTCTGTATTCTACTATGAAATTCTTAATTCTCCTGATCGTGCCTGCAG GTtggcaaaagcagcttttgatGATGCTATTGCAGAACTGGATACACTGAGTGAAGAAAGCTATAAGGACTCTACACTTATCATGCAGTTGTTACGTGATAATCTGACACTATGGACTTCAGACATGCAGGGTGATG ATTCCTAA
- the YWHAE gene encoding 14-3-3 protein epsilon isoform X1, giving the protein MDDREDLVYQAKLAEQAERYDEMVESMKKVAGMDVELTVEERNLLSVAYKNVIGARRASWRIISSIEQKEENKGGEDKLKMIREYRQMVETELKLICCDILDVLDKHLIPAANTGESKVFYYKMKGDYHRYLAEFATGNDRKEAAENSLVAYKAASDIAMTELPPTHPIRLGLALNFSVFYYEILNSPDRACRLAKAAFDDAIAELDTLSEESYKDSTLIMQLLRDNLTLWTSDMQGDGEEQNKEALQDVEDENQ; this is encoded by the exons ATGGACGACCGGGAGGACCTCGTCTATCAGGCCAAGTTGGCCGAGCAGGCTGAGCGCTACGATG AAATGGTTGAGTCAATGAAGAAAGTGGCTGGAATGGATGTTGAGTTgacagtggaagaaagaaacctGCTTTCTGTTGCGTATAAAAACGTGATTGGAGCCAGAAGAGCTTCTTGGAGAATAATCAGCAGCattgaacagaaagaagaaaacaaaggtggagaagataaattaaaaatgattcGGGAATATCGGCAAATG gtTGAGACCGAACTGAAGTTAATCTGTTGTGACATTCTGGATGTACTGGACAAACACCTCATTCCAGCAGCTAACACTGGCGAGTCCAAGGTTTTCTATTACAAAAT gaaGGGGGACTACCATAGGTATCTGGCTGAGTTTGCCACAGGGAATGACAGgaaggaggctgcagagaaTAGCTTGGTGGCTTATAAAGCTGCTAGTGATATTGCAATGACAGAACTCCCACCAACACATCCCATCCGCTTAGGACTTGCGCTCAACTTCTCTGTATTCTACTATGAAATTCTTAATTCTCCTGATCGTGCCTGCAG GTtggcaaaagcagcttttgatGATGCTATTGCAGAACTGGATACACTGAGTGAAGAAAGCTATAAGGACTCTACACTTATCATGCAGTTGTTACGTGATAATCTGACACTATGGACTTCAGACATGCAGGGTGATG GTgaagaacagaataaagaagCGCTGCAGGATGTGGAAGATGAAAACCAGTGA